Part of the Arthrobacter gengyunqii genome is shown below.
CGATCTTGTCGCGCCAGATCGCGCGTGCTTCGTCGTCGCGCTCGTCGCCGTCTTCATAGACGGTGACCCAGAGGCGCTCGGGGTCCAGGCCGAAGCCGCCCTTCTCGACGTCGGAAGTCAGCAGCTCCCAGGCGAAGGTGATGGCCTCTTCCTTGAAGTAGTCGCCGAAAGAGAAGTTGCCGGCCATCTGGAAAAACGTGCCGTGGCGTGCGGTCTTGCCCACTTCTTCGATGTCCGCGGTGCGGATGCACTTCTGCACGCTGGTGGCCCGGCTGTATGGGGGCGTTTCGCGGGCCGTCAGGTACGGGATGAAGGGCACCATTCCGGCCACGGTGAACAGCAGCGACGGATCATTGGTGACGAGCGACGCGGAGGGAACCACCGTGTGGCCCTTTTTGCTGAAAAAATCCAGCCAGCGGCGTGCGATCTCGTGGGACTTCATGGTGCTTTTACCCTTTCGGTAATTCAATCTTGCGCAGCAACGAGCTGCAGGCACAGGGTGACGGGTGGTGCGGGCCAGTGGTGGGTCAGCGGCGCACGGCGGTCATGGTGCCGGCCACCGTGTCAGCGGTTTCCAGGCCCAGTGCGGTGCGCAGGTCGCCTTCGCGTTCCGTCATGCCTTCCCGGAACGCGTCGGTGAAATTCTGCAGGGCCTCGGCGGCGGTGCCGACGGCCTTGTTGAGTCCGGCCGGACCCAGGGTGTTCTTGGCGTCCGAGAGGCGGCGGACGGCGATGACCCCGATGGTGACACCGATGGACATCCAAAAGACTCTTTTGATCATTCTGTTCGCTCCTGTGCTGGTGGCGGGTTTAGCGGCTGCGGCGGCCGCGGCTCTTGCCGCGGGTGGTAAGTGCGGAACGGACGCCGTAGCTGAAGGCCGAAACCTTGATCAGCGGCGAACCGACTGTTGCAGCCACCAGGGAGGACAGCGCGGAAATGTTTGCCGTCGCATCCGAGACATTGGAGGAAATGCCGTCCACCTTCTGCAGCTGCAGGTTGGTGGTGGACACCGTGGTGGTGACTTCCTCAATCAGCGGGGTGGTTTCGTCGCTGATGGTACGGATTGCGCCGCGCAGCTCATCAAACACCTTGCCCAGCTTCCAGATCGGGACGGCCAGCAGCACCACCAGCACCGCAAACACACCGGCCGCAATCAGACCGGCAATATCTCCACCCGACATGGTTCTCCTCTTGGATTGAAAACTAAAACTTCCGCTATGTACCTTACCCACTTCAAGGCCACAGCACTTACTTGTCCCGGGCGGCGCCCTACGTGTCCCCGAGGGGAAACAGCCGCCAAAGGGGCCGGTTAACCGAACAGCCCGCGGCACGGGGCCGCGGGCTGTCCAGAAAAATCGAGAAGACTCGAAATTAGCGTGCGTAGTATTCCACGACGAGCTGCTCTTCGCAGGTCACGGGAACTTCCGAGCGCTTCGGGCGACGCACGAGGCGTGCCTGCAGCTTGTCCAGGGAAACATCCAGGTAACCCGGAACGGCGGGCAGGACGTCGCGGTGGGCGCCGGCAGCGGCAACCTGGAACGGCGTCATGGTCTCGCTGCGCTGGTGCACATGGATGAGCTGGCCTTCGGAAACGCGGAACGACGGGCGGTCCACGCGGGCGCCGTCAACCATGATGTGACGGTGCACAACAAGCTGGCGGGCCTGGGCGATCGTGCGGGCAAAGCCGGCGCGCAGCACGAGGGCGTCAAGACGCATCTCGAGCAGCTCGATCAGGTTTTCACCGGTCAGACCGGCGGTGCGGCGGGCTTCCTCGAAGACACGGGTCATCTGTGCTTCGCGGATGCCGTACTGTGCGCGCAGACGCTGCTTTTCGCGCAGGCGTACAGCGTAGTCGCTGTCCTGCTTGCGACGTGCGCGGCCGTGCTCACCCGGGGGGTAAGGACGACGTTCGAAGTACTTGGCTGCCTTGGGGGTCAAAGCAATGCCGAGGGCGCGCGAAGCGCGGGCCTGACGGCGTGCACGTGTGTTGTTAGCCACGTTCACCTTTCACTGTTTTGGCGGTTTGGCCACCGCAGCCCTGGCTTTCACCGGGATACCGAGATGACTGATACGTAAGTACTGGCCTCCATTAGGGAGAGCTCCGGCCAACCGCTGCCTTCTGCTACAGACACGGCGTCGGGCACAACTTTTCGCCGGTAAAAGCGGAAAGGGGGGTCCGGCGTCGCACTTGCCAGTCAACCATCAATGCTAGCACGCACGGCGCGGGCAGATCTCCGGCCGCTGCCTCCCGGGCTACTTTCCGCGGACGATGCCGCGCAGCCGCTCCAACCGCGCCGCAATGTCGCGTTCGATGCCGTTAGCCGTGGGCTCGTAGTAGTTGCGGCCCACCAGATCATCCGGCGGATACTGCTGCCGGGCCACGCCGTGCGGCTCGTCGTGGGAGTAGATGTAGCCCTTGCCGTGGCCGAGCTGCTTCGCCCCCGGATAGTGCGCATCCCGCAGGTGCGCGGGAATCCCCTGCCCGCGGCCGGCGCGCACATCCGCGATGGCGGCGTTGATCCCGTTGTACGCCGCATTGGATTTCGGTGCGGTGGCAATGTGGACCACGGCTTCGGCCAGGATGATCCGGCCTTCGGGCATGCCGATCATCTGCACCGCCTGGGCCGCGGCGACGGCGGTCTGCAGGGCGGTGGGATCAGCCATGCCCACATCCTCGGCGGCGGAAATCATCAGCCGCCGGGAGATGAAGCGCGGGTCCTCCCCCGCCTCCAGCATCTTGGCCAGGTAATGCAGTGCGGCGTCCACGTCGGAACCCCGCAGGGATTTGATGAAGGCGCTGGTGACGTCATAGTGCTGGTCTCCGGCACGGTCATAGCGCAGCGCTGCCACATCCAGCGCCTTTTCCGCGTCGCTCAGGGTGACCTCGGGGATGGCCTCGCCCTCGGTGCGTTCGGAGTAGGCGACGCCGGCGGCGGCCTCCAGCGCGGTGAGGCCGCGGCGGGCGTCCCCGGCGGCCAGGCGCACCAGATGCTCGAGCGCCTCGTCACTGAGCCGAACCCGTCCGGCCAGTCCGCGTTCATTTTCGACAGCGCGTTGCAGCAGTGCGGCAATATCCTCTTCGGTGAGCGGTTTCAGCGTCAGCAGCAGGGAGCGGGACAGCAGCGGCGAGACTACGGAGAAGGACGGGTTTTCGGTGGTGGCGGCCACCAGCACCACCCAGCGGTTCTCCACGCCCGGCAGCAGGGCGTCCTGCTGTGCCTTGTTGAACCGGTGGATCTCGTCCAGGAACAATACGGTGGTGATGCGGTGCAGGTCGCGGTTGGTGAGGGCCTCTTCCATGACGCGGCGGACGTCTTTCACGCCGGCGGTTATGGCGGAGAGCTCCACGAATTTCCGGCCGGAGCCGCGGGCCACCACGTGCGCGAGGGTGGTTTTTCCCGTGCCGGGTGGACCCCACAGCATGACTGACGACGGCCCGGCCGGCCCGCGGTCATCGGCGGACTCCGCCAGGGTGCGCAGCGGGGATCCCGGCCCGAGCAGGTGCTGCTGGCCCACCACTTCGTCGAGGGTGCGGGGGCGCATCCGCACGGCCAGCGGGCTGCGCGGGCGCTTCCGGGCGTCGTCGGCGTCGGCGCCGAAACCGGCTCCGTCGTCGTCCGCGTTGGAGGTGTCGCTGTCGCTGCTGAACAAATCACTCACCAATCAAGGCTACTCGTGCCGTAGCGTGGGATTGGCCCGGCGGACGCCGGGTGCTGTTCGCATTTGGTGAGCAGACTCTCCAGGAGAACCAAATGCCCGCCACACGCTCCACCTTTGTTTCTGCGCAGCGGCTGCCCGGCTGGCTGGACCGTCTGGCCGCCGGCGCCGGGCAGCTAAGCATCACGCCCGAGCACGGCGGCCTGCATGTGTCCGCGGCCAACGGCACCGAAGCGGACCTGCTGGCGCCGTGGCCGGACGACGGACGCCCCGGGCGGGGAGCCGACGACGTCGAGCGCCTGGTCTCGCTGGCCGGCCAGTCCCGCACGCTCGGGATTGTGTTGCTGCGCCGCGGCGGTTACGCCGTGGGTGTTGCCCGGGAGGGCCGGTTGCTCGCGTCAAAGGCCGGCAACCGCTACGTGCAGTCCCGGACGGCTGCCGGCGGCGGATCGCAGCAGCGTTTTGCCCGGCGGCGGGCCAACCAGGCCGACGCACTGGTGGAGACGGCCGCCGAGCAGGCGGCGCGGATCTTCACCGAACATCCGCCGGAGTATCTGGTGTTCGGCGGAGACCGCGCGCTGACCGAGGTGCTGGCGCGGCAGAAGATCTTCGCGCGGTGGAGCAACCTGGCCCGGCTGCGTCCGCTCGATGTTCAGGACCCCAAACTGGCGGTGCTAACTCAGGCTGCCAAGGATGCCTGCTCCGTTTTCATCCGAATTACTGTGCCCTGACCCGTTCAGATACCGAGCCCTGTGCTGTCCCGCGACCGACCTCAATCGGCCAGTCCGAACAGCCGGCGGAGAATCACCGGTGCC
Proteins encoded:
- a CDS encoding replication-associated recombination protein A — encoded protein: MSDLFSSDSDTSNADDDGAGFGADADDARKRPRSPLAVRMRPRTLDEVVGQQHLLGPGSPLRTLAESADDRGPAGPSSVMLWGPPGTGKTTLAHVVARGSGRKFVELSAITAGVKDVRRVMEEALTNRDLHRITTVLFLDEIHRFNKAQQDALLPGVENRWVVLVAATTENPSFSVVSPLLSRSLLLTLKPLTEEDIAALLQRAVENERGLAGRVRLSDEALEHLVRLAAGDARRGLTALEAAAGVAYSERTEGEAIPEVTLSDAEKALDVAALRYDRAGDQHYDVTSAFIKSLRGSDVDAALHYLAKMLEAGEDPRFISRRLMISAAEDVGMADPTALQTAVAAAQAVQMIGMPEGRIILAEAVVHIATAPKSNAAYNGINAAIADVRAGRGQGIPAHLRDAHYPGAKQLGHGKGYIYSHDEPHGVARQQYPPDDLVGRNYYEPTANGIERDIAARLERLRGIVRGK
- a CDS encoding DUF6167 family protein, producing MIKRVFWMSIGVTIGVIAVRRLSDAKNTLGPAGLNKAVGTAAEALQNFTDAFREGMTEREGDLRTALGLETADTVAGTMTAVRR
- a CDS encoding acVLRF1 family peptidyl-tRNA hydrolase → MPATRSTFVSAQRLPGWLDRLAAGAGQLSITPEHGGLHVSAANGTEADLLAPWPDDGRPGRGADDVERLVSLAGQSRTLGIVLLRRGGYAVGVAREGRLLASKAGNRYVQSRTAAGGGSQQRFARRRANQADALVETAAEQAARIFTEHPPEYLVFGGDRALTEVLARQKIFARWSNLARLRPLDVQDPKLAVLTQAAKDACSVFIRITVP
- the rpsD gene encoding 30S ribosomal protein S4, with translation MANNTRARRQARASRALGIALTPKAAKYFERRPYPPGEHGRARRKQDSDYAVRLREKQRLRAQYGIREAQMTRVFEEARRTAGLTGENLIELLEMRLDALVLRAGFARTIAQARQLVVHRHIMVDGARVDRPSFRVSEGQLIHVHQRSETMTPFQVAAAGAHRDVLPAVPGYLDVSLDKLQARLVRRPKRSEVPVTCEEQLVVEYYAR
- a CDS encoding DUF948 domain-containing protein; this encodes MSGGDIAGLIAAGVFAVLVVLLAVPIWKLGKVFDELRGAIRTISDETTPLIEEVTTTVSTTNLQLQKVDGISSNVSDATANISALSSLVAATVGSPLIKVSAFSYGVRSALTTRGKSRGRRSR